In a genomic window of Numenius arquata chromosome 5, bNumArq3.hap1.1, whole genome shotgun sequence:
- the APOOL gene encoding MICOS complex subunit MIC27, with translation MAAKVAKLAAVSSGLPFACITVYAAAEKETKSQLVKPNQLPIYCPPPLKSKYIEEQPGHLQKQFSSVRQTTGRYIGWCKDAFVFVKNGIMDSIQFGKDAYVYLKNPPPEFLPKVGVITISGLAGVVLARKDSRFKKIAYPLGLTTLGISVCYPAQSVVFAKVTGKKLFSASHQTYEAVRSLWAKKDDVTKLQQESKSVTQEDKKKKEISSTKPESAIESGSFNRTESSPVESWSNKNPVPSSGTVKTPKFKPDPKLMDHGQSSPEDVDMYSTRS, from the exons ATGGCGGCCAAG GTGGCAAAGCTGGCAGCTGTTTCTTCTGGACTGCCGTTTGCATGTATTACTGTATATGCAGcggcagaaaaggaaacaaaaagtcaGCTTGTGAAGCCAAATCAG ctccCAATTTATTGTCCACCACCTCTGAAATCGAAATACATTGAAGAACAGCCTGGTCACTTGCAGAAGCAATTTTCTTCGGTAAGACAGACAACCGGCCGCTATATTGGATGGTGCAAG gATGCTTTTGTCTTTGTTAAAAATGGAATAATGGATTCAATTCAATTTGGAAAAG atGCTTATGTTTACCTGAAGAATCCACCACCAGAATTTCTTCCCAAAGTTGGTGTAATTACAATATCAGGCTTAGCTGGTGTAGTGCTGGCAAGAAAAG ATTCTAGATTTAAGAAAATTGCTTATCCATTGGGACTTACTACTTTAGGAATTTCTGTGTGTTATCCAGCTCAGTCAGTGGTATTTGCTAAG GTaacaggaaaaaagttattttctgcaaGCCATCAAACCTATGAAGCTGTGCGATCACTATGGGCAAAAAAAGATGATGTCACCAAG CTGCAGCAAGAGTCAAAATCAGTTACGCaagaagataagaaaaagaaagaaatttctagTACAAAACCTGAATCTGCTATTGAGTCCGGATCATTTAACAGAACAGAATCTTCTCCAGTAGAGTCTTGGAGTAATAAAAATCCAGTGCCTTCATCAG GAACAGTGAAGACACCAAAATTTAAGCCTGATCCAAAACTTATGGACCATGGTCAGTCCAGCCCAGAAGATGTGGATATGTACAGTACTAGAAGCTAA